In Schistocerca cancellata isolate TAMUIC-IGC-003103 chromosome 7, iqSchCanc2.1, whole genome shotgun sequence, a genomic segment contains:
- the LOC126092659 gene encoding thioredoxin-2-like produces the protein MTEEVKTKEKKPRIEVKEISTPEELATLLEEAGDKLVVVDFFADWCGPCKIMSPRVTELANAHDDVIFIKVNIDECDEIVKRYGISSIPTFVFIKGGEKLDSLIGANYELLTNKVVKLKTPPPTEELST, from the coding sequence ATGACTGAGGAGGTgaaaacaaaagagaagaaaccacGTATTGAAGTCAAAGAGATATCCACCCCGGAGGAGCTAGCGACACTGCTGGAAGAGGCAGGCGATAAGCTGGTGGTGGTCGACTTCTTCGCCGACTGGTGTGGCCCCTGCAAGATCATGTCCCCACGTGTCACGGAGCTCGCTAATGCCCACGATGACGTCATCTTCATCAAGGTTAACATCGACGAGTGCGACGAAATCGTCAAGAGGTACGGGATAAGTAGCATCCCAACGTTCGTGTTCATAAAGGGTGGCGAGAAGTTGGACTCCCTCATTGGAGCCAACTACGAGTTGTTAACGAACAAGGTGGTAAAGCTTAAAACCCCTCCACCTACGGAGGAACTTTCCACGTAG